ATAACTTTTTAAACCGGCTATAAGAAGGAAACCTGTAAGAATTATGTTTTTTATCATGTTTTAGTCTTTTATAGATATTGGAGGAGCTGTTTCATCGGTATTTTGCCCGTCATATTTGCTCGGATAAAGGATGTATAAATTGATATTTTCGATTTCACGGAATACCGTATCCTCCGGATTAATCATTGTCAGGTTCATTTCAAAATTAGGTTTATCGGATTCTCCGATTCCGATAATGTGCAGGTTGTTTTTTGATTTGGTCACTTTAAGGTATTTTGAGCTGGTGTTCAGGAAATATGAGGTTACCCATACGGTTCCGCTGCTTAATTTACCGTCAGTAATATCGGCTTGATATTCTTTTTTGCCTTTCGGATTAAAATACGTCACTTTACCGTGTAGCATACCATCCTTTTCGGAATAACTCATTTTTAGTTTGCCATTATCATAATAAACCGTTGTCTGGTAGCTCAGGGCCGCAGCATCCAACAGTGTTTTCTTATTGATCAGGATGTTTCCGGAAAAAGTACTTTGTTCTGTGAGCTGTCCGTTCTGATAGGTTGTTTTGGATGTGCTGTTTTCACTTTCTTCAATAATAGCCTGGCCGTTAAACGGTAGATCATCCTTATAGGTTACTCTGGAAATTTCTTCTCCCTTGCTGTTATAAAAAATATAATCCCCGTTAATAAGATCATCGACGTACTGCGCTTTCGTGGCGATGATCCCGTTTTTGTAAGTAGTGGTCTCCGCTAACATGCCGTTTTCATAAATGGATTTGCTGATCGGTTCTTTCGTTGAGGCGTCCAGTGTGAGTTGCTCGCCCTGTTTGATTCCGTTTGCATAATTGTCAATCTGATAGGAATAGTAACCGTCAGTGGTGATGACTTTCCCGTTATAAGGAGCTCCGTCTTTGTATTGTGTAGTATATAACGGCTTTCCGTCCTGATAAAACACTCCCGATTTGTTATAGTCGATTTCGCTTATTAACTGGTACTTGTTGCCGTTTGAAGAGATAGGGGAATTAAACGTATAAAGCTTTTCATAAAGCTGTTTTCCGTTTGCATATTTCTGAATGGATTGAATATCATCGCTGCCCTCAAAGAAAGTATAAAGGGTTCCGTTTTGTTTTATATAGTCGTATTCGCTTATTTTTTTACCCTTCTCATTATAGAAGATGCCCATTTCGGGATCATAGGTGCCATAGGTGATGTCGGATTTTATTTTTCCGTTTTTATAGTAGCTGATGTCTTTTGAGAGTCTTTCGTTTTTGTAAAAACTCACTTTTTCCGGGAGGAGTTCATCGGAAATGGTCATATTGTACACTATGGATTTGGCATAAGTTCCGCCTTTATACTCATGAGCATAGCTGATAATATCGTCATACATCGTATAAAGCATTCCGTCTGCAGGTGTATCGTAATTGCCCGGACTATAGGAATCGGAATAGGTCAGGGTACCGATGTTTTTTCCTTTTTTATCAAAAAAGACGGCCGTTTTGCCTTCAAATTTTTTAAAAGGTTTCTGGTTACTGTAATAAATAGTTTCCGAAATAATAATACCGTCTTTGTAAATACGGATAATATTGTCTGCTATTTCGGTTCCGTCTAACGGCTTGGAAGAATCAGGGTTATAACTCAGACTGCTGCTTATTTTGCCAAAACGGTCATAATTGTCGGTTGTCATTATCATTCCGTCGTCATTGTACAGATCTGTTTTCAGTAAGCTGCCGTCCGGACGGTATTTTTTTGTTTTTACAAGAGCCCCATCTTTGTATTCCGAGCAGGTTTCCACGATATCCTGATCTTTACCTTCTTCCTGATCGTCATAAAAATAATGAAGCTGTATACCGTCCAGAGGAGAGGAATAATCATATTCGTCCAGTTGTTCGGTCAGATCACCCGCTTGGGAACCATCGGGATGGTAATAGATCGTATACCGTTGGGAAGCCTTGTCCTTTACCGAATGGGATTTTACCGAACCGTTTTTATAGAAAGCGGTCACTTCGGTCACTTTTCCGTCGGCATATTTACTTACGGTGCTTAAGAAGAAAGGATAAGAGTTATAAATGGCTTCCAGACCATTTTGAATCGTATTGTCGGTCAGGGTAACATCACTGATAAGATCACCGTCTTTATTGTGTGAAATCTGCCGGACTAATTGCATACCTTCATAAAAATTTTCCTGTCTTAATTTCGGATTTTTAATGGGGTATACTTCGGAATGAAGAAACTGCCCGTCCTTAGCTTCTAAAGTGAAAGAATTATCATCTTCTTCAAACGTTATTTTCCCATTGTAAAGCATGTTGTGTTTAAAAACTGCTTCCGATTTGCTTCCGTCTTTAAGATAATAGGTTACTGTACCTTCAATAATGCCGTCTATATAATTGGCGGTTAAAGACAATTGGCCGTTTTTGGAGTAAAATTTAGCAGGGCCGTTAAAGAGTAAGCTGTTTTTTTCGGCTGTAAATCTTTCGGCTTTTTTTGTTCCGTTCCGATAATATTCCGTGGATAGAAAAGTACCGTTTTTGTCTTTCCTGTCAATTCTGAAATACTTGGCAAGTTCTTTTTGTGTTGTTTTATGATACCGATTGATCCATAAAGTGTCCTGAGAATAGGCATAACCGGATAAGAATAGTAAAGCGGCGATTATTGTTTTTTTCATGGCTGTAAAAAATTAAATTATAGTGTGAATTTACGGCTAAAAATTGGGAAACGGAAAGGAAACAGCTAAAATTAAAAGGGTGATTTTCAGGCTTTCCGGCAGGGCTGTTTCCAGACGGTTTTATCGGGGAAAAGTATAAAAAAATGCCCGCGGCTGCGGGCATTTTTTAGTCAAATTTATTTTTAAAGTAATATTTGCTGTCTAAATCATCGTCTTCCAGTTCATTATATTTTTGAGGTTTCGGTTTAGGCTTATTAGCAGCAACCTTTTTTTTCCAAAGCTCAAAATTATCTTTCGATAACTTTTTGCGAACCATTTCTGTTACTTCACTTTCAGAAATTCCAAACTCTTCTTTTAATACTTCAAAAGGTTTTCTTTCCTCCTGAGCCATAGCGACAATTCTGTCAATTGTTTCCTTGTCGAATTCTAAAACTTTACTTTTTTTCATCAGATGAAAAATTAATTCAGATAATTTTTTTTAAATGGTTAAATTCTATACTCAATATTACTAAAAAAAATAATTGAGCAATAGCAACTTTTTATTTTTTTTGAATTTTCAAAAATCAGACCAAAATACTTTTTGCTTTTGAAAAAAAGTATCAAAAAATATTTGAAATGTAAGATATGTTCGGGTTTGAGCCGTGTTTTTTGCTTTTTTTAAAATTTTAAAGGCAATGCTTTTACCGGCCTTTTGGAAGTGGAAATAAAGTTTAAAGTTGTTTTCAGAATAAAAACAGTTTTTAAAAATAAAGGCATAATGTGTTTTTGTTGCTTGATGTGTTGGTGCATTTTGTAAAATAAATAAAAAAGCACCAACTGGTGGTGCTTTTTAGTGTAAGGTATTTTTGAATCATTATTCTTTGCTAAAAATGGATTTGTACACAATTCCGGCGATAATAGCGCCTAATACCGGGGCGACAATAAACAGCCAAAGCTGACTGATGGCTTCACCACCCACAAAAACCGCCTGGCTGATACTTCTGGCAGGATTTACCGAAGTATTCGTAACCGGAATACTGATCAGGTGAATCAGCGTTAAGGCAAGACCAATCGCAATTCCGGCAAAGCCTTTCGGAGCCCGTTCATCGGTAGCGCCTAATATGACAATCAGGAAAATAAAAGTCATGACCACCTCGGTTAGAAAGGCGGCATTCATACTGTATTTTCCGGGAGAGAGCTCTCCGTAACCATTGGAGGCGAAACCTCCGATATCGCTTCCGTTACCGGTTGCGATTACATAAAGGACAGCCGCAGCTGCGATACCTCCAAGTATTTGTGCCACGATGTAAGGAACGAGTTCTTTTGCTTCAAACCGGCCGCCCATCCATAAACCTATGGAAACTGCGGGATTAAGATGTGCTCCGGAAATATGGCCCAAAGAATAAGCAATGGTGAGTACTGTAAGTCCGAATGCCAGTGCGACTCCTACGAATCCGATTCCCGCATCCGGGAAATTACAGGCTAAAACTGCGCTACCGCAACCTCCTAAAACCAACCAAAAAGTTCCGATAAATTCTGCTACAAATTTTTTCATAATAAAGGGGATTAGTTAAACAATGGGTAATAAATGCAATCATGTATAATTGTAAGACCAGTAAATAAGGATGATCTGTAAGGGCAATCGGATAAAACGCACCCATTTTGATAAGCCTAAGGAAGCCTTATCATTCAGGTACATGTATAGATTAACCGGAAATACGGCAAATAAAAGCACTATTATTCCCCAGGCAGCAAAAGATTTGGTTTCAGGAAAGCATAACAGTATGCCTGAAACGATTTCTGCAATGCCGCTGATATAGTTTAGTAATCGGGGATTCGGTAAGTAGGGAGGGATGATTTTCAGGTATAACCTTGGAACTCTGAAATGATTAATGCCTGCTATGATATAAAGCGAAGACATGAGATATAAATGCCAAGGTAAACTCATTTTCAGGTAATTAAATGATTATATCCGTTACACGAATATAATCATTTTTACAGGAAAATTCTATATTATTCCTTTTTTTTGAAAGAAATGTTCATGATCACAATCGCTAAAATTATCAGTACTATTCCTAACCATTGTGTTAAAACGACCTCTTCATTTAAGATCACAAAAGCCATCATTACCGATACCGGAAGTTCTAAGGAAGAGACAATACTTCCCAGTCCGATCCCGGTGTGCGGGAAACCGGAGTTCATTAACATTGGCGGAATAATGGTTCCGAACAGGGAAAGCACAATTCCCCATTTTAAGAAGATATCAAAGTTGTAAGGAGTGGTTTGGGTAAAAATACCAAACCCGAAAACGATAACCGCACCACCCAACAGCATGTACAGGCTTCGTTGTGCCGACGATATTTCGGTTGCCACACTGTTTGCCGTAAACATAGTCGTTGTAAAAGAAGCTGCTGCCAGCATTCCCCACATCAAACCTCGCCAGTCAAGTTCTATTTCACTGGTAAGTATGTTGGTCGCCAGTGCCGTTCCTGCCAATACAATAACAACAGAAATCACTTTTTGAAGCGATGGCAGTTTTTTGTCAATAAACATTTCCAGTAAAACACCCATCCATACTGTTTGCATTAACAGTACAATACCAATCGAAACCGGAATGTATTTTACCGCCAGATAATAAAAAACACTGGTCATGCCCAGGGATGTTCCGGCAAGCATCAGCTGTGCAATATTCTTTTTGGTCGCTTTTTTGATTACGGTACCTTTATTTTTAGATTTCTGAAAGGCATTAATAATCAGAATCCCGATGATTCCTAAGATAAATTGAGAAGAGGTAACCTCTGCAGTAGTATAGTTTTCCTGATAGGCCAGTTTTACGAATGTTGCTAACATCCCGTAACTTGTTGCACCTAATCCTACTAAAAAAACTCCTTTTAATACGTTATTTCCTGACATTTTTATTCATTTTAAAACAGCCTGCAAAGATATGGCTTAGTTATTATTTAGAACCATTAAGCGATGAAAAAAAAAGTTAATTGCTAAAATGGCATTTATTTGTGATGAAAAATAACAATCTTTTGCTGTCTTGCGGAAACAAAAAAGACTAACCTGAGTTAGTCCTTTTCTGTATGATAATGTATATCCTGATTATTCAGACCAGTATACTAAGTTCACAATGATCACACCGTTAGCATTTACCAGACTGTCTGATAAAGTTACGGTTGCCGGAGAAGTTCCGCTGAAATAACCATCGTGAGAATCGAAAGTATAAGTACCCGGAGCTAAATTGTAGAAACAGTTTTCGTCTCTTTCCGGAGTGATATAGGCATTGGTAGCATCGTTATGAGCATAATACCCGTGTAAATCTGTATAATAAACAGGATTTCCCAAATGATCCACTAACTGAATACAAACATTGTATGTTTTGATAGCACTGGCAATAGCGTTAATCTCAGCGATTAAATTGTCAGTAGTACTGTTTTGTAAATCCAATACATTTTTAACATTAGGGATAAGATTTAAAGCAGTATTGTTGTCGTTAGCCTGTAAGGCATCGTTAATTTGATAGGTTAAACCAATTAACAGATCGTTTAAGTTAACCAGATCGGCAGTAATCGCATTTACACCGGCAGTAGTGAAAGCATTCTGAGAAGCAATCCGTGCTTCATTTACAAAATAATCAACATCGTCAGCATTATTTTGGATGGAAGCAACCTGTACAAACATCGCATCATAAAACTGTTGTGCATTAGGTGCATTTAAAAGCACAATTTGTTTGGCTAATTGTACGGCAGCATTTTTAGCAACCGGCGTATCCTGCTTAATGTTTTCGGCCATTCCGATAGCATTGTCAAGATTTTGTTGTGCAGTAGATTGCGCAAAAGCAGTACCAGCTGTTAATGACATAAATAATGTCAGGGCATAAAAAGTAATTTTTTTCATAAAAAAGATTTAAGGTTTTGTATGCCAAATGTATGAAAAACGTCTTAAAATGATTACAAACGGTATATTATTATTGTATTAATAAAATATTATTGGTGCGTTTTG
This region of Flavobacterium inviolabile genomic DNA includes:
- a CDS encoding DUF2059 domain-containing protein, with translation MKKITFYALTLFMSLTAGTAFAQSTAQQNLDNAIGMAENIKQDTPVAKNAAVQLAKQIVLLNAPNAQQFYDAMFVQVASIQNNADDVDYFVNEARIASQNAFTTAGVNAITADLVNLNDLLIGLTYQINDALQANDNNTALNLIPNVKNVLDLQNSTTDNLIAEINAIASAIKTYNVCIQLVDHLGNPVYYTDLHGYYAHNDATNAYITPERDENCFYNLAPGTYTFDSHDGYFSGTSPATVTLSDSLVNANGVIIVNLVYWSE
- the aqpZ gene encoding aquaporin Z — encoded protein: MKKFVAEFIGTFWLVLGGCGSAVLACNFPDAGIGFVGVALAFGLTVLTIAYSLGHISGAHLNPAVSIGLWMGGRFEAKELVPYIVAQILGGIAAAAVLYVIATGNGSDIGGFASNGYGELSPGKYSMNAAFLTEVVMTFIFLIVILGATDERAPKGFAGIAIGLALTLIHLISIPVTNTSVNPARSISQAVFVGGEAISQLWLFIVAPVLGAIIAGIVYKSIFSKE
- a CDS encoding toxin-antitoxin system YwqK family antitoxin; amino-acid sequence: MKKTIIAALLFLSGYAYSQDTLWINRYHKTTQKELAKYFRIDRKDKNGTFLSTEYYRNGTKKAERFTAEKNSLLFNGPAKFYSKNGQLSLTANYIDGIIEGTVTYYLKDGSKSEAVFKHNMLYNGKITFEEDDNSFTLEAKDGQFLHSEVYPIKNPKLRQENFYEGMQLVRQISHNKDGDLISDVTLTDNTIQNGLEAIYNSYPFFLSTVSKYADGKVTEVTAFYKNGSVKSHSVKDKASQRYTIYYHPDGSQAGDLTEQLDEYDYSSPLDGIQLHYFYDDQEEGKDQDIVETCSEYKDGALVKTKKYRPDGSLLKTDLYNDDGMIMTTDNYDRFGKISSSLSYNPDSSKPLDGTEIADNIIRIYKDGIIISETIYYSNQKPFKKFEGKTAVFFDKKGKNIGTLTYSDSYSPGNYDTPADGMLYTMYDDIISYAHEYKGGTYAKSIVYNMTISDELLPEKVSFYKNERLSKDISYYKNGKIKSDITYGTYDPEMGIFYNEKGKKISEYDYIKQNGTLYTFFEGSDDIQSIQKYANGKQLYEKLYTFNSPISSNGNKYQLISEIDYNKSGVFYQDGKPLYTTQYKDGAPYNGKVITTDGYYSYQIDNYANGIKQGEQLTLDASTKEPISKSIYENGMLAETTTYKNGIIATKAQYVDDLINGDYIFYNSKGEEISRVTYKDDLPFNGQAIIEESENSTSKTTYQNGQLTEQSTFSGNILINKKTLLDAAALSYQTTVYYDNGKLKMSYSEKDGMLHGKVTYFNPKGKKEYQADITDGKLSSGTVWVTSYFLNTSSKYLKVTKSKNNLHIIGIGESDKPNFEMNLTMINPEDTVFREIENINLYILYPSKYDGQNTDETAPPISIKD
- a CDS encoding DoxX family protein is translated as MSLPWHLYLMSSLYIIAGINHFRVPRLYLKIIPPYLPNPRLLNYISGIAEIVSGILLCFPETKSFAAWGIIVLLFAVFPVNLYMYLNDKASLGLSKWVRFIRLPLQIILIYWSYNYT
- a CDS encoding EamA family transporter → MSGNNVLKGVFLVGLGATSYGMLATFVKLAYQENYTTAEVTSSQFILGIIGILIINAFQKSKNKGTVIKKATKKNIAQLMLAGTSLGMTSVFYYLAVKYIPVSIGIVLLMQTVWMGVLLEMFIDKKLPSLQKVISVVIVLAGTALATNILTSEIELDWRGLMWGMLAAASFTTTMFTANSVATEISSAQRSLYMLLGGAVIVFGFGIFTQTTPYNFDIFLKWGIVLSLFGTIIPPMLMNSGFPHTGIGLGSIVSSLELPVSVMMAFVILNEEVVLTQWLGIVLIILAIVIMNISFKKKE
- a CDS encoding TIGR03643 family protein: MKKSKVLEFDKETIDRIVAMAQEERKPFEVLKEEFGISESEVTEMVRKKLSKDNFELWKKKVAANKPKPKPQKYNELEDDDLDSKYYFKNKFD